A genomic window from Cyprinus carpio isolate SPL01 chromosome B9, ASM1834038v1, whole genome shotgun sequence includes:
- the LOC122133862 gene encoding gamma-crystallin M2-like: protein MKVTFYEERNFQGRSYDCMSDCADFSSYMSRCHSCRVHSGCWMMYDNTNYMGNQYFFRRGDYADYMSMFGMNNCIRSCRMIPMYRGSYRMRIYERENFMGQMYEMMDDCDSIMDRYRMSHCQSCHVMDGHWLFYEQPHYRGRMWYFRPGEYRSFSNMGGMRFMSMRRIMDSWY, encoded by the exons ATGAAG GTCACCTTTTATGAGGAAAGAAATTTCCAGGGTCGCTCTTATGACTGTATGAGTGACTGTGCTGATTTCTCCTCCTACATGAGCCGCTGTCACTCATGCAGAGTGCACAGTGGATGCTGGATGATGTATGATAATACCAACTACATGGGAAATCAGTATTTCTTCAGGAGGGGAGACTATGCTGATTACATGTCTATGTTTGGAATGAACAACTGCATCAGGTCCTGCCGTATGATCCCTATG TACAGGGGATCCTACAGAATGAGGATCTACGAGAGGGAGAACTTCATGGGTCAGATGTACGAGATGATGGATGACTGTGACAGCATCATGGACCGTTATCGCATGTCTCACTGCCAGTCCTGTCATGTGATGGATGGCCACTGGCTCTTCTATGAGCAGCCCCACTACAGAGGCAGGATGTGGTACTTCAGGCCTGGAGAGTACAGGAGCTTCAGCAATATGGGTGGCATGAGATTCATGAGCATGAGGCGTATCATGGACTCCTGGtactaa